The sequence GGCTGAAGAGGAACTGCGTCTGGCCAAGGAGCGCGCTGAAGCGGCAACACGGGCCAAGGGTGAATTCCTGGCCAATATGAGCCATGAGATCCGTACCCCCATGAATGCCATCATCGGCCTGTCGTATCTGGCGCTGAAAACCGCGCTGGACGCCAAGCAGCGTGACTATATCGACAAGGTCCACGGTGCCGCGACCTCGCTCCTGCGCATCATCAATGACATCCTCGATTTCTCGAAGGTGGAAGCCGGCAAGATGGAGCTGGAGAACACGCCCTTCCTGCTCGACGAGGTGTTCAGCAAGGTGTCCACGGTGACCGTGGGCCGCGCCAATGACAAGGGCCTGGAATATCTGCTGCGCGCGGCACCTGATGTGCCGCAGTGGCTCAATGGCGACCCGCTGCGCTTGGGCCAGGTGTTGATCAACCTGGTCAATAACGCGGTCAAGTTCACCGAGCAGGGCGAGATTGATGTATCGGTCAGTGTGCAGTCGCGCCAAGACAAGACGGTCACGCTGTACTTCGCCATCCGCGATTCGGGTATCGGCATGACCGAAGCCCAGTGCGCCAAGCTGTTCCAACCGTTTACCCAGGCCGACGGTTCGACCACGCGCAAGTACGGCGGCACGGGTCTGGGCCTGACCATCAGCAAGCGCATCGTCGAGGCCATGGGCGGGGAAATCGGCGTGCGCTCGCAGCCGGGCAAAGGCTCGGTCTTCTACTTCACCGCCACGCTGGATATTGCCGACGCCGCGCCACAGCCACAGCCCATCGATAACCACCTGCCCATCCAGCGTGCGCTGGTGGTGGACGATAACGCTCTGGCCCGCCAGGTGCTGGTCGATATGCTGGCAGGGCTGGCTATCGAGGCCGATGCGGTGGATTCGGCGGCCGCAGCCTTGCAGGCTGTTAATACCGCGATCACGCCTTATCCCTTGTTGTTGATCGACTGCAAGATGCCGGGCATCAACGGTATTGAACTGGCTCGCCAGTTGCGCCTGCGCACCCCGGCGGAGGGTGCGCCCCATATCGTGATGGTGAGCGCCTTTGGCGGTGATGATGTGCGCGCCGAAATCGGCCCGTTGCAGCTCGATGGCTTCATCAGCAAGCCGGTTACCCAGTCTTCACTGGTGGATGCTTTGGTTGGTCTGGGCGGCGGTACGCTGGTCACGGGCGCTACGATTCAGCGTGCCGGTACGCTACTGGCTGGCTTGCGGGTTCTGTTGGTGGAAGACAACGAAATCAACCAGCAGATCGCCGTTGAACTGATGCAGGAGGCCGGTGCCAGCGTCGTGGTCGCCGGTAATGGCCAAGAGGCGATCAACCATATGCAGGCCGCCGAAACGGGCGCGGTGCATCTGCTACTGATGGATGTACAGATGCCGGTCATGGACGGTATCGAAGCGACCACCCAACTGCGCACCGACCCACGCTGGACTGATATCCCCATCATTGCCATGACCGCGCACGCGATGGAGGAAGAAAAGCAGCGCTGCGAAGCGGCCGGCATGAATGACCATGTGACCAAGCCGATTGATCCGTCCGTGTTCATCGGTACGCTGGCTCGCTGGCGTGAACAGCTGGGTATCGAGGGGTCGGCGTCCGAATCCATGCCGGACGCCGCACCACTGGGCGCGGTTGTTCCGATGGCTATGCCGCCCACTCCGTTAGCGGGGCTGGATATGGCTGACGGGTTGCGCCGTACAGGCGGCAAGATCGAGCGCTATCGAGCGGTCCTGCAAAGCTTTGCCTCACGCTATGCGGACGCCGGTGCTGACTTGCAGCGGCATCTGGCCGCCGAGGATTTCGACGCAGCTTTTGCTTTGCTGCATACGCTCAAGGGCGTGTCCGGCAATATTGGCGCGCTGGCGCTTTACGATGCGGCAGGCCAAGCAGAAACGCTGGTGCAGGCGCGGAGGGCGACTGGGGCGGCCTATACGGCCGTGTGTACCGCGCTGGCCGAGACCGTGACGGCGATCACCGCCTTGCTGCCCTTGCAGGACAAACCGGTGACAGCCAGTGCCGGGGCCGGCGAAGTGCTGCAGAAGCTCAGGCGTTTGCTGGAGGATTGC comes from Chitinimonas sp. BJYL2 and encodes:
- a CDS encoding response regulator, producing the protein MSQAASVEKVRRQYNQWVATESIEDYALRYSPASFRKWSPAVLGVTMIGTNSALSYEAIGALLLLDFGFQNAMWALFLTAIVLFGVSFPICRYATRHNIDMDLLTRAAGFGYVGSTFTSLIYASFCFIFLAFESAIMAQALKLCFGMPLWLGYIVCSLVVLPIVFYGVTSINRFHKWTQPLWLVLLALPFAYVLWHEPTAISAMSGVKGQVSHSNAFDWYHFGIAAGIAFSLIAQIGEQVDYLRFMPERTRENRVSWWANMLLGGPGWIAMAYIKQLGGAMLAALAVMSGMAIADAKEPVQFFNTAYQYVVANPSLALLLTTLFVVVSEMKVNVTNAYSGSLSWSNFFSRVTHSHPGRVVWLLFNSAIALLLMELDLFAAVNSVLGLYSNIAVAWICAVVADLAINKPLGLSPPIVEFKRAHLYNFNPVGVVSMCLASLASIVAFSGLLGAYAEAYSWLVAAVVAFVLSPLVAWWTDGKYYIARPAFYRLKSETPVACGVCTQHYPEHDATYCPFHEATICSLCCTLESQCKDQCKPQVKSLRDHYHEAVGRGLRWLWRGELSQRSVLRVANFGLIWTVMLVLSAATLWMTLPALSKLADPAMQALFQTYVLRAFFGFAVLASIVTWWIVLANESRDLAEEELRLAKERAEAATRAKGEFLANMSHEIRTPMNAIIGLSYLALKTALDAKQRDYIDKVHGAATSLLRIINDILDFSKVEAGKMELENTPFLLDEVFSKVSTVTVGRANDKGLEYLLRAAPDVPQWLNGDPLRLGQVLINLVNNAVKFTEQGEIDVSVSVQSRQDKTVTLYFAIRDSGIGMTEAQCAKLFQPFTQADGSTTRKYGGTGLGLTISKRIVEAMGGEIGVRSQPGKGSVFYFTATLDIADAAPQPQPIDNHLPIQRALVVDDNALARQVLVDMLAGLAIEADAVDSAAAALQAVNTAITPYPLLLIDCKMPGINGIELARQLRLRTPAEGAPHIVMVSAFGGDDVRAEIGPLQLDGFISKPVTQSSLVDALVGLGGGTLVTGATIQRAGTLLAGLRVLLVEDNEINQQIAVELMQEAGASVVVAGNGQEAINHMQAAETGAVHLLLMDVQMPVMDGIEATTQLRTDPRWTDIPIIAMTAHAMEEEKQRCEAAGMNDHVTKPIDPSVFIGTLARWREQLGIEGSASESMPDAAPLGAVVPMAMPPTPLAGLDMADGLRRTGGKIERYRAVLQSFASRYADAGADLQRHLAAEDFDAAFALLHTLKGVSGNIGALALYDAAGQAETLVQARRATGAAYTAVCTALAETVTAITALLPLQDKPVTASAGAGEVLQKLRRLLEDCDGEALEYWDSQADCLRAALPADVFERLGAAVGQYDFDAALAALPPN